AAGCTCACTCACGACCTGCAGGGGAGCACTGCACCTCCAACGCAGGTTTGGGCCTCGGGTGGGGGTCCGGAGGTGGCAGGAGAGGGTGACGCCTTGGAGGTGGGGGCCGCCCCCCCGACTTGGGACGCCGGGCTGCTCCTGAGCCCTACCGGGGCAGGAGTGCCCAAGCTGGAGGCACTGCTCCCCGGGGACGAGGGCACTGGGAATGCCCGGGCTCCGGCTGCAGCAGGCGAAGCATCCTCGGAAGATACACTGTACCAGTGCGACTGCGGGACCTTCTTCGCATCTGCCCCAGCTTTGGCCAGCCATCTAGAGGCGCACTCGGGCCCAGCCACGTATGGCTGTGGCCACTGCGGGGCGCTGTAcgcagctctggctgccctggaggaGCATCGGCGTGCAAGCCATGGTGAGGGTAGTGGGGAGGCAGCCCCCGGCGGTGAGGGCGAGCAGGCAGCTGGTGGGCCGGGACCCGGCCCCTCCAGCCGTGGCAAGAAAATCTTTGGCTGTTCCGAATGCGAGAAGCTGTTCCGTTCGCCTCGAGACCTGGAAAGGCATGTGCTAGTCCATACTGGGGAAAAGCCATTCCCATGCCTGGAGTGTGGCAAGTTCTTCCGCCACGAGTGCTACCTCAAGCGTCACCGGCTGCTGCATGGCACAGAGCGGCCCTTCCCCTGCCACATCTGCGGCAAGGGCTTCATCACGCTTAGCAACCTCTCCAGGCACCTGAAGCTACACAGGGGCATGGACTGAATAACCAGGATACCCTTGCCCACTAAGTCCAGAGCCAGACCATAAGATGAGCCAGGCCCCCGCCTGGAAAAAATGGTGCcacccagaacccacacaggacCACAGTGAAGCATCCTTCAGCAAAGGAATCTAAAAACATAATTGTTGGGGAATTTCTGAAATCTACAGAGACTCTTCACTTTGAGACCCCTAGAATGTGGCATGTTCAAGTCACCTGGCTTTCGAGACTGGGGACATAGTAGTGAAAAAACGGGTCTCCACTAACATCTCTCAGCAGATAACATGTAGGCATCCCCATATTTTAACCACCTACTTCTTGTGAGCCATCATTCCAGATGACCTTCATctagggaatgggggtggggcaatATCTTGGACTCCTTCAGGATCCCCTCCAGATGACACCTGTCAGCCACTGGTGGCCTCAGAACATGAGTATAACCGAATTTTGCCTTCCCCCAATTTTGCTTCCTATACTGAAAGAGGACCAGGGTAGATGTCCCCCACCTTCAATTAACCCACTCTCAGATTAGGTCTCCCTTACTGCAGAATGGTCTTACCCTACTGATCTTCCCCCATCCTGAAC
This genomic stretch from Arvicanthis niloticus isolate mArvNil1 chromosome 30, mArvNil1.pat.X, whole genome shotgun sequence harbors:
- the Fiz1 gene encoding flt3-interacting zinc finger protein 1 isoform X2 — its product is MDDPSIPVVPAPIAAPGPAPSAAAPRVPFHCSECGKSFRYRSDLRRHFARHTALKPHACPRCGKGFKHSFNLANHLRSHTGERPYRCSACPKGFRDSTGLLHHQVVHTGEKPYCCLVCELRFSSRSSLGRHLKRQHRGTLPSPLQPSPGLPPLSSPCSVCCNVGPCSVCGGGGSGGGEGLEGAGATSWGLAEAAAAAAASLPPFACGACARRFDHGRELAAHWAAHTDVKPFKCPRCERDFNAPALLERHKLTHDLQGSTAPPTQVWASGGGPEVAGEGDALEVGAAPPTWDAGLLLSPTGAGVPKLEALLPGDEGTGNARAPAAAGEASSEDTLYQCDCGTFFASAPALASHLEAHSGPATYGCGHCGALYAALAALEEHRRASHGEGSGEAAPGGEGEQAAGGPGPGPSSRGKKIFGCSECEKLFRSPRDLERHVLVHTGEKPFPCLECGKFFRHECYLKRHRLLHGTERPFPCHICGKGFITLSNLSRHLKLHRGMD